AGCCGCGAATACGCAGGGTCAGGCCCTTGAGGAAATTACGCAGCAACTGGTCGCCACAGGTGCGGTAGTTGCTGTGGCCGAACTTGCGGAACAAGGCGCTCAGCTCTGGTTTGGAGACCGGAAACTCTGACGCTTTGAGGATCGCGTGCATGTCGTCTTCTTTAAGTTCGAAGGCAACCCGCAGCTTTTTAAGGACGGTGTTATTGGTCACCGGCACTTCGATCTTTTGCGGTGGGCGGCTGTCATCTTTGCCACGTTTGAAGACCACCAAGCCGTCCAGAAAGTGCGCCATGATTTCATCGCTGCAATCCAGATAACCTTCTTCTTCCTCGTCCTTCTTCATGAAGGCGATTACGTCAGCTTTGGAGACATCGTAGCCGCCGAGTTTGACGATATCGACGATTTTGCCATCGCTGATATCAAGCATATAGCGAACGCTACGCAGTACATCGTTGTTCATCATGGTGTTCGGGTCCTGATAAGACGGGGTGAGCGGCGCACGCAAATCCTGGCGCCACTCAAAGGTGGGTCAGCGAAGGGTTAGAATTTTTCCTTGCTGGACAGGTAACGCCACTGGCCTTCTGGCAGCTTGCCCATAGAGACGCCGCCGATGCGTATACGTCGTATGGCGACGACTTTGAGACCAACGGCTTCGCATAGCTGGGCGATGACGCCGGGCTGCGGGTTCTTCATCGCAAAGCGCAGGCGGTTCTCGTTCTGCCAGCTGGCCTTGACTGCTGGCAAATCCTTGCCCTTATAGGTCAATCCATGAGTAAGGCGATTAAGCCCATGGGCAACCATGTCGCCGGAAATCTCGACTACGTATTCCTGTTCGATCTTGCTGCGATCATCAGTCAGCTTGCGTAAT
The nucleotide sequence above comes from Pseudomonas sp. AB6. Encoded proteins:
- a CDS encoding DUF1456 family protein; translation: MMNNDVLRSVRYMLDISDGKIVDIVKLGGYDVSKADVIAFMKKDEEEEGYLDCSDEIMAHFLDGLVVFKRGKDDSRPPQKIEVPVTNNTVLKKLRVAFELKEDDMHAILKASEFPVSKPELSALFRKFGHSNYRTCGDQLLRNFLKGLTLRIRG